From Caldicellulosiruptor hydrothermalis 108, a single genomic window includes:
- a CDS encoding iron-containing alcohol dehydrogenase: MENLVFNYFIPTKILFGPGSLNRLKDENLPGKKALIVISAGTSMKKYGYLDRLTAILKEKGIEYVVFDKILPNPIKKHVMEGAKIAKEEKCDFVIGLGGGSSIDSAKSIALMAKHDGDYWDYIVGGTGKGKVPVNGALPIVAITTTAGTGTEADPWTVITNEETNEKIGYGNQNTFPTLSVVDPELMLSVPPHLTAYQGFDAFFHAVEGYIAKIATPVSDMFALKSVELIAKYLPLCVKDGTNIEARTYVALANTLAGFVESTSSCTSEHSMEHALSAFYPDLPHGAGLIMLSEAYHTFFASKVPQRYIQLARAMGVDVDSLPEDERPFAFVKAMKKLQEECGVGNLKMSDYGIKEDEIEKLADNAIKTMGGLFEVDPYKLSFEETVGIMRNAYK; this comes from the coding sequence ATGGAAAACTTGGTTTTCAATTATTTTATACCCACAAAAATTTTATTTGGACCAGGAAGTTTGAACAGGCTCAAAGACGAAAATTTGCCCGGAAAGAAAGCTCTGATTGTCATATCTGCTGGAACATCTATGAAAAAGTATGGTTATCTGGACAGGCTTACAGCGATATTAAAAGAAAAGGGAATTGAGTATGTTGTATTTGATAAGATTTTGCCAAATCCTATTAAAAAGCATGTAATGGAAGGAGCAAAGATTGCAAAAGAAGAAAAGTGTGACTTTGTAATTGGTCTTGGTGGTGGAAGCAGCATCGACTCTGCAAAAAGCATCGCTCTGATGGCAAAACACGATGGTGATTACTGGGATTATATAGTAGGCGGTACAGGCAAAGGCAAAGTACCTGTAAATGGTGCACTTCCAATTGTTGCAATAACAACAACAGCTGGAACTGGAACAGAGGCTGACCCTTGGACTGTTATAACAAATGAAGAGACAAACGAAAAGATAGGCTATGGCAACCAGAACACATTCCCAACTTTGTCGGTTGTAGACCCAGAGCTTATGCTAAGTGTACCGCCGCATCTTACTGCATATCAGGGGTTTGACGCTTTCTTCCATGCGGTTGAAGGATATATTGCAAAGATTGCAACTCCAGTAAGTGATATGTTTGCACTCAAAAGTGTTGAGCTTATAGCAAAATACTTGCCGCTTTGTGTAAAAGATGGGACAAATATAGAGGCAAGAACATATGTAGCACTTGCAAACACTTTGGCAGGGTTTGTTGAGTCGACTTCCAGCTGTACATCAGAGCATTCAATGGAACATGCACTCTCTGCATTTTATCCAGATTTGCCACACGGTGCCGGGCTTATAATGCTGTCTGAGGCTTATCACACCTTCTTTGCATCAAAAGTGCCTCAAAGGTATATCCAGCTTGCAAGAGCAATGGGTGTTGATGTAGATTCTTTACCAGAGGATGAAAGACCATTTGCATTTGTCAAGGCAATGAAAAAGCTTCAGGAAGAGTGTGGAGTTGGGAATTTAAAGATGTCTGACTATGGAATTAAAGAGGATGAGATTGAAAAGCTTGCTGACAACGCTATAAAAACAATGGGTGGACTTTTTGAGGTTGACCCGTATAAGCTTTCTTTTGAGGAGACAGTAGGAATTATGAGAAATGCGTATAAATAA
- a CDS encoding gamma-glutamylcyclotransferase family protein: MYLFVYGTLLSHNSHNYLLSGCKFIGKAVLEGYGLYKVSWYPAIVPKEGSKVAGEVYEVDETLIKEIDNFEDEGELYRRQEVEVILNDAEVLRTWTYVYLLDVDEKDYIPFEKQPWRE, translated from the coding sequence ATGTACCTTTTTGTATATGGTACTCTTCTTTCTCACAACAGCCATAATTATCTTTTAAGTGGATGTAAATTTATTGGAAAAGCGGTGTTAGAAGGCTATGGACTCTACAAAGTCAGCTGGTACCCTGCAATTGTGCCAAAAGAAGGCTCAAAAGTAGCAGGAGAGGTATATGAGGTTGATGAGACTCTAATCAAGGAAATAGACAATTTTGAAGATGAAGGTGAGCTTTACAGACGGCAAGAGGTAGAGGTCATTCTAAATGATGCTGAAGTTCTGAGGACGTGGACATATGTGTATTTACTTGATGTTGATGAAAAAGACTACATTCCCTTCGAAAAGCAGCCTTGGAGAGAATAA
- a CDS encoding GntR family transcriptional regulator: protein MFEIDWKSRIPIYKQLVERIKELILKEVLKENEQLPSVRSLSKELTINPNTIQKAYQELEREGYIYSIPGKGNFVAPVKSKIKAEKEEKIKSQFKKIVFEALFIGISKDELIKLIEEIEKELKGGDNS, encoded by the coding sequence ATGTTCGAGATTGACTGGAAGAGCAGAATCCCAATCTACAAACAGCTTGTGGAGAGGATAAAAGAGCTAATCTTAAAGGAGGTTTTGAAAGAAAATGAACAGTTGCCATCTGTGAGGTCTCTTTCAAAAGAGCTCACCATCAATCCAAATACAATCCAAAAAGCATATCAAGAGCTTGAAAGAGAAGGTTATATTTACTCAATCCCTGGCAAGGGAAACTTTGTTGCACCTGTAAAATCAAAGATAAAAGCCGAAAAGGAAGAAAAGATAAAATCTCAATTCAAAAAAATTGTTTTTGAGGCATTATTCATTGGAATTTCGAAGGATGAACTTATCAAACTTATTGAGGAAATTGAAAAAGAGCTAAAAGGAGGCGATAACTCTTGA
- a CDS encoding APC family permease yields MFEKLKRILIGKPLPNEAEKTEKYGVLWGLPILSSDAISSVAYAGQEILYVLLPTIGFLAFKEISVVTAAIIILLFILMLSYRQTIENYPNGGGAFIVAKDNLGVLAGIVAGAALSVDYILTVAVSISSGVDQIVTALEFLKPYKIALCLFLVLFLMIGNLRGIRESSRIFGIPAYAFMFSILALIIGGYIKLKTGYVPPEPKINYSPHPVTLVLLLKAFASGCTALTGIEAVSNAVPNFKDPATKHAKTVLLLLSLIILVLFGGTTLLATHYHIVPTEGAMLVLMAQEIFGKSIMYYIVAATTFIILVFAANTAFSGFPMLVAVMAKEEFVPRQLSMKGDKLSYSNGIIILALVSALLIVAFNGNVTALIGLYAVGVFISFTLSQSGMFVRWLKNKGSHWHIKAFINGFGALTTFVVVIIIAITKFKEGAWIVVLLIPLLVFAMIKVKLHYIAVADQLRVTPEDKELLDVEHNIYRNRVIVPIESLNKASIRALRFAKTISDNVIAFNVSINEEQAKKLQERYKILNCSIPLVIRYSPYRKILEPLLEYIKSEEYNYQKGDMITVIIPKFTVQRWWQKILHNHTWLFIEKELLKHKHIVVSVMPLQLKDDDVVLKKKNKPLWKILEED; encoded by the coding sequence TTGTTTGAGAAGCTCAAAAGAATTCTCATAGGAAAACCTCTACCAAACGAAGCTGAAAAGACAGAAAAGTATGGTGTGCTGTGGGGCCTTCCCATTTTGTCAAGCGATGCTATATCATCTGTTGCGTACGCTGGACAAGAAATTTTGTATGTCCTTTTGCCTACAATAGGATTTCTCGCTTTTAAAGAAATATCTGTTGTAACTGCCGCAATCATAATACTTCTTTTTATTTTAATGCTTTCTTACAGGCAAACTATTGAAAACTATCCAAATGGCGGCGGTGCTTTTATTGTCGCGAAGGATAACCTCGGCGTTTTGGCAGGCATTGTGGCAGGAGCAGCTTTGTCAGTTGACTACATCTTGACAGTAGCAGTTTCTATCTCGTCGGGTGTTGACCAGATTGTAACCGCACTTGAATTTTTAAAGCCTTATAAGATTGCCCTGTGTCTATTTTTAGTTCTATTTTTGATGATTGGAAATTTACGAGGAATAAGAGAATCATCCAGAATATTTGGTATACCTGCTTATGCTTTTATGTTTTCAATTTTGGCTTTAATTATAGGGGGATATATAAAGCTAAAAACTGGATATGTTCCACCTGAGCCTAAAATAAATTATTCTCCACATCCGGTTACACTAGTTTTACTTTTAAAGGCATTTGCAAGCGGGTGCACAGCACTGACCGGTATTGAAGCTGTATCAAATGCTGTTCCAAACTTTAAAGACCCGGCAACAAAACATGCTAAAACTGTTTTGCTTTTATTATCGTTGATAATCCTTGTGTTATTTGGTGGAACAACACTTTTGGCAACACACTACCATATAGTTCCTACTGAAGGTGCTATGCTTGTTTTGATGGCACAAGAAATATTTGGCAAAAGTATTATGTATTACATTGTTGCTGCAACAACCTTTATAATCCTTGTTTTTGCTGCAAACACTGCATTTTCGGGCTTTCCAATGCTTGTTGCTGTCATGGCAAAAGAAGAATTTGTTCCAAGACAGCTGAGCATGAAAGGTGATAAGCTTAGCTACTCAAATGGAATTATCATCCTTGCTTTGGTATCCGCACTTTTGATTGTAGCATTTAATGGTAACGTCACAGCACTCATTGGACTTTATGCGGTTGGTGTTTTTATATCATTTACACTATCTCAATCAGGTATGTTTGTAAGATGGCTTAAGAACAAAGGTAGTCATTGGCACATAAAAGCATTTATAAACGGATTTGGTGCACTCACAACATTTGTTGTTGTCATTATAATTGCAATAACTAAATTCAAAGAAGGTGCGTGGATTGTTGTTCTTTTAATTCCTCTACTTGTCTTTGCAATGATAAAGGTAAAGCTTCATTATATTGCCGTTGCCGACCAGTTAAGAGTAACGCCTGAAGATAAAGAACTTTTGGATGTTGAACACAATATATATAGAAACAGGGTTATTGTTCCAATTGAAAGTTTAAACAAGGCAAGCATTCGTGCTTTGAGATTTGCAAAGACAATCTCAGACAATGTAATTGCTTTTAATGTATCAATAAATGAAGAGCAGGCAAAAAAGCTCCAAGAAAGATATAAAATACTCAACTGCTCCATCCCACTTGTAATAAGGTATTCACCTTATAGAAAAATATTAGAACCGCTTTTAGAGTATATAAAGTCAGAAGAATATAACTACCAAAAGGGTGACATGATAACAGTCATCATACCCAAATTTACCGTACAGCGCTGGTGGCAAAAAATTCTGCACAACCATACATGGCTGTTTATAGAAAAAGAACTTTTAAAACACAAGCACATTGTTGTATCTGTCATGCCACTGCAGCTGAAAGATGATGATGTGGTTTTGAAGAAAAAGAATAAACCTTTGTGGAAGATATTAGAGGAAGACTAA
- a CDS encoding winged helix-turn-helix transcriptional regulator: protein MSQKQKVKEATCEIEVAFEVIGGKWKPLILWYLGEYGTLRFAQIQHLIPDITHRILTKQLRELEEHGLIRRKVYPEVPVKVEYSLTEKGKEVLPILDMMCDWADKYDYFGYKIKYNLCNEELCNLQEE from the coding sequence ATGTCCCAAAAGCAGAAGGTTAAAGAAGCAACATGCGAGATTGAAGTTGCATTCGAGGTAATAGGTGGAAAATGGAAGCCTTTGATTTTGTGGTATTTGGGAGAATACGGAACACTTAGATTTGCTCAGATTCAGCACCTTATTCCTGACATCACTCACCGCATTTTAACTAAGCAGCTGAGAGAGCTTGAAGAGCATGGACTAATTAGAAGAAAGGTATACCCTGAAGTTCCTGTGAAAGTAGAGTACAGCCTCACTGAGAAAGGAAAAGAAGTATTGCCAATTTTGGATATGATGTGCGACTGGGCTGACAAGTATGATTATTTTGGGTATAAGATAAAGTACAATTTATGCAATGAAGAGCTGTGCAATCTACAAGAAGAGTAG